From Brochothrix thermosphacta DSM 20171 = FSL F6-1036, a single genomic window includes:
- a CDS encoding WxL domain-containing protein codes for MTMTSELGKTVATAIILGAAVVAINATDVQAAATQSFESNAVVNFVENTTPTKPVDPENPNPGKPVGPIDPTKPGGPNPGTQGPLSIDFASSLQFGTSKITTTDEVYSAYAQEVVSDGVSSFRPHYVQVTDNRGADAGWNLTVNQEQQLTSTAGKELEGAVITLENATVKTVEGSTIKAPSTAPKSIELVPGQEVSVMSAAQGEGAGLWVNHFGNSAATVVDGTDWKPGEEGNDPTEFAVKRNNAVTLAIPGKSNKSAAEYRSVLKWTLSEVADNGSEEEGED; via the coding sequence ATGACAATGACAAGCGAATTAGGAAAAACAGTAGCAACGGCAATAATTTTAGGTGCAGCAGTAGTTGCTATAAATGCAACAGATGTGCAAGCAGCAGCTACTCAAAGTTTTGAATCTAATGCAGTTGTGAACTTTGTTGAAAATACAACACCAACAAAACCTGTTGATCCAGAAAATCCTAATCCAGGTAAACCCGTTGGACCAATAGATCCAACAAAACCTGGAGGTCCAAATCCAGGAACACAGGGGCCATTAAGTATTGATTTCGCTTCAAGTTTACAATTCGGAACAAGCAAAATCACAACAACAGACGAAGTATACTCAGCATATGCACAAGAAGTTGTGAGTGATGGCGTTAGTTCTTTTCGCCCACACTACGTCCAAGTTACAGATAACCGCGGGGCAGATGCAGGGTGGAATTTAACAGTGAATCAAGAACAACAATTAACATCTACGGCAGGTAAAGAACTAGAAGGCGCGGTGATTACTTTAGAAAATGCAACTGTTAAGACAGTTGAAGGTTCAACAATTAAAGCGCCAAGCACTGCACCAAAATCAATTGAGTTAGTACCTGGTCAAGAAGTGTCTGTAATGTCTGCCGCCCAAGGTGAAGGTGCTGGTTTATGGGTAAATCATTTTGGTAACTCAGCAGCAACTGTTGTTGATGGTACTGATTGGAAACCTGGTGAAGAAGGTAACGATCCAACAGAGTTTGCAGTGAAACGCAACAATGCGGTCACACTAGCAATTCCTGGCAAATCTAACAAATCAGCAGCAGAATATCGTTCAGTTTTAAAATGGACATTATCCGAAGTTGCTGATAACGGTAGTGAAGAAGAAGGCGAAGACTAA
- a CDS encoding LPXTG cell wall anchor domain-containing protein — protein MRKKKIVALFPFLLLLLMLVHLNTVEASETIQYKSNGSTSFYGEYVFTEENNNSDPSTQSGDNTNSNGYGGGIGVLPTTGDEQSVFMIISGLILLGGSSVYLLKRRMNIQ, from the coding sequence ATGCGAAAGAAAAAAATAGTAGCTTTGTTTCCCTTTCTATTATTGCTGCTTATGTTAGTTCATTTAAACACAGTAGAGGCATCAGAGACAATTCAATACAAATCAAATGGTTCTACTAGCTTCTACGGGGAGTATGTTTTTACAGAGGAAAATAATAACAGTGACCCATCAACACAAAGTGGTGATAATACTAACAGCAATGGTTATGGTGGTGGAATTGGTGTATTACCAACTACCGGAGATGAACAGTCAGTATTCATGATAATCAGTGGTTTAATTCTTTTGGGAGGTAGTTCTGTCTATCTTTTAAAGCGAAGAATGAACATTCAATAA
- a CDS encoding WxL domain-containing protein has translation MIKYGKHLTIVALLSVTAVATATVPVAAEETGTDYASNGAVEFVPNNDPVKPVDPIDPGKLVDPLTPGGPNPGTPGPLSIDFASSIEFGTNKISSVDEVYYANPQLYKEEGKATANYVQVTDNRGVSTGWDLKVKQEAQFENATAKYKTLKGSVITLNNGQPASNSEGVTAPTTVKSVSLNPGESVPVMSAADGAGDGTWVDVFGGLKKVEIVNEEGVKESVNKNTDVQLEVPGKTPKSAVEYRAQLTWTLSEVASN, from the coding sequence ATGATTAAATATGGCAAACACCTTACAATTGTTGCGCTTTTAAGTGTAACTGCAGTGGCAACTGCTACAGTTCCAGTAGCGGCAGAAGAAACGGGTACAGACTATGCGTCAAATGGTGCTGTTGAATTCGTACCAAATAATGATCCTGTAAAACCAGTAGACCCTATAGATCCAGGAAAGCTCGTAGATCCTTTGACTCCTGGTGGACCAAATCCAGGAACTCCTGGACCATTAAGCATTGACTTTGCTTCAAGTATTGAGTTTGGAACAAATAAAATTTCTTCCGTAGACGAAGTCTATTACGCGAATCCTCAGCTGTACAAAGAAGAGGGTAAAGCGACAGCAAACTATGTACAAGTCACAGATAACCGTGGTGTATCAACAGGTTGGGATTTAAAAGTAAAGCAAGAGGCACAATTTGAAAATGCGACTGCAAAATACAAAACACTGAAAGGATCGGTTATTACCTTGAATAACGGGCAGCCTGCTTCTAATTCAGAAGGTGTTACCGCACCAACGACAGTCAAAAGTGTGAGTTTAAATCCAGGCGAATCCGTTCCAGTTATGAGTGCAGCAGATGGTGCTGGAGATGGGACTTGGGTTGATGTATTTGGAGGGCTAAAGAAGGTAGAAATAGTGAATGAAGAAGGGGTTAAAGAGAGTGTTAATAAAAATACAGACGTTCAACTGGAAGTTCCTGGTAAAACGCCGAAATCAGCTGTCGAATATCGTGCCCAATTAACGTGGACTCTTTCAGAAGTAGCTAGCAATTAG
- a CDS encoding DUF916 and DUF3324 domain-containing protein, whose product MSLRKNILVMTTLVMMVLQLILILPVSASEFNFAVVPQKPGNQIDLKKGYFDLKMTPGQEQQLSVALTNSTNKAVSIHPKIAMTTTNDSGVVDYSPSKKKADETLKYNIEDIVTTEKKVIIEADSTYVLKLMVKMPKESFKGSITGGLSLQEDEPEKKVDTQTSGMAIDNRYAYVVGLSLREDLKPVKPELKLNKVGPAQRNFRNVITANLQNTEATYVNQLKVDAKIMRKNDTEVLYESKKDMMQMAPNTNFNYPIALGTGEKLKPGKYTLDISAASYKNKWHWKEDFTITDDEASALNAKDVTIEDNNIWLYIISGLVLLLIVLLIIWLIVVKKKKNRAEENEND is encoded by the coding sequence ATGAGTTTGAGAAAAAACATTTTAGTAATGACAACGCTAGTAATGATGGTACTGCAACTGATTTTAATACTACCAGTGAGTGCATCCGAATTTAATTTTGCCGTAGTCCCACAAAAACCAGGAAATCAAATTGATCTTAAAAAAGGCTATTTTGATTTGAAGATGACACCCGGTCAAGAGCAGCAACTTAGCGTTGCATTGACAAATTCAACGAATAAAGCCGTCAGTATTCATCCTAAAATAGCAATGACTACCACAAATGATAGTGGGGTTGTTGATTACAGTCCGTCAAAAAAGAAGGCTGATGAAACACTAAAATATAACATCGAAGATATTGTGACAACTGAGAAAAAAGTTATTATTGAAGCGGATTCTACTTATGTATTAAAGCTAATGGTTAAAATGCCAAAAGAGAGTTTTAAAGGTAGTATTACCGGCGGTTTATCGTTGCAAGAAGATGAGCCTGAAAAGAAAGTGGACACACAAACGAGCGGAATGGCAATCGATAATCGTTATGCCTACGTCGTCGGCTTATCATTACGTGAAGATTTAAAGCCAGTAAAACCAGAATTGAAGTTAAATAAAGTGGGACCTGCTCAAAGAAATTTTCGGAATGTGATTACTGCTAATCTCCAAAATACAGAAGCGACTTATGTTAATCAACTAAAAGTTGATGCTAAAATTATGCGTAAAAACGATACGGAAGTACTTTACGAATCGAAAAAAGACATGATGCAAATGGCGCCAAATACTAATTTTAACTATCCTATCGCATTAGGTACAGGTGAAAAACTTAAACCAGGTAAATATACATTGGATATTTCGGCTGCTTCTTATAAAAACAAGTGGCACTGGAAAGAAGATTTTACTATCACTGATGATGAAGCTTCTGCATTGAATGCAAAAGATGTCACTATCGAAGATAATAATATCTGGTTATATATTATTAGTGGTCTCGTTTTATTGTTGATAGTACTATTGATTATTTGGTTAATCGTGGTGAAGAAAAAAAAGAACAGAGCAGAGGAGAATGAAAATGATTAA
- a CDS encoding WxL domain-containing protein, translating to MIKTKQFGKVLAISAILNASVIGGTTAVYAAEGNDGAEYSSDAAVKFIPNTDPTKPIDPEGPGVGPVIPIDPLNPGGPNPGTDGPLSIDFASSLQFGTQKIVSTDVTYYAYSQQVVNQAGETINKPNYVQVSDNRGSAAGWNLTVKQEGEFTTTEDVKNKDLKGSMITLDGTTAYTEGTGSEEPTVYKGLDLIPGESVQVMSAAKNQGEGTWVARFGSSETDLKDDEKSLVEVDDEMVEQKINKNHKVSLLVPGKIAKSAASYKTNLIWTLSEVAGNDEE from the coding sequence ATGATTAAAACAAAACAATTTGGCAAAGTTTTGGCAATCAGTGCAATTTTAAATGCAAGTGTTATCGGAGGTACTACAGCAGTCTATGCAGCAGAGGGAAATGATGGTGCTGAATATTCATCAGATGCGGCGGTTAAATTCATTCCAAATACAGACCCAACAAAACCAATTGATCCAGAAGGTCCAGGAGTTGGCCCGGTTATTCCGATTGATCCACTAAACCCAGGTGGTCCAAATCCTGGTACAGATGGTCCTTTAAGTATTGATTTTGCATCAAGTTTACAATTTGGTACTCAAAAAATTGTTTCAACAGATGTAACGTACTACGCATATTCACAACAAGTTGTGAATCAAGCAGGTGAGACAATAAACAAACCAAACTATGTTCAAGTTTCTGATAACCGTGGTTCGGCTGCTGGTTGGAATTTAACAGTAAAACAAGAGGGTGAGTTTACAACAACAGAAGATGTTAAAAATAAAGACCTTAAGGGCTCAATGATTACGTTAGACGGTACAACTGCTTATACAGAAGGCACCGGATCAGAAGAACCGACTGTTTATAAAGGGTTAGATTTAATTCCTGGTGAGTCAGTGCAAGTTATGAGTGCTGCTAAAAACCAAGGTGAAGGGACCTGGGTTGCTCGTTTTGGTTCAAGTGAAACCGATTTGAAAGATGATGAAAAATCACTTGTTGAAGTGGATGACGAGATGGTTGAACAAAAAATCAACAAAAATCATAAAGTCAGTTTATTGGTCCCAGGTAAAATTGCTAAATCCGCAGCAAGTTATAAAACTAACCTAATTTGGACATTATCAGAAGTTGCAGGCAACGATGAAGAATAA
- the gdhA gene encoding NADP-specific glutamate dehydrogenase translates to MGNTNTALKTQAIYERVAQLNANEPEFLQAVKEFLDTVYPAVEENEAYQKLNILDRILEPEQLVQFRVPWVDDAGNVQVNRGYRVHFNSAIGPYKGGLRFHPTVTASVVKFLGFEQVFKNALTGLPIGGGKGGANFDPKGKSDMEIMRFCQSFMSELYRHIGENTDVPAGDINVGGREIGFLFGQYKRLKHSNDAGVLTGKGLTYGGSLARTEATGYGLVYLTDEMLKDKGLSFKDATVVVSGSGNVAIYAIQKAQELGAKVVACSDSTGYIYDAEGIDVSVLQDCKEVKRARLTEYVAQRPQAVYSEGSVWDIDIDYTVALPSATQNEIDLTLAKKLVSHGVKAVAEGANMPTSLDGVAYFQENGVLFAPAKAANAGGVATSALEMSQNSQRLSWTFEEVDEKLKEIMQDIYKTISDTAKEYGKEDDLVTGANIAGFKKVADAMVSQGIV, encoded by the coding sequence ATGGGGAATACAAATACAGCTTTAAAAACACAAGCAATTTATGAACGTGTGGCACAATTAAATGCTAACGAACCAGAATTTTTGCAAGCCGTTAAAGAATTTCTTGATACAGTGTATCCAGCTGTTGAAGAGAATGAAGCATATCAAAAATTAAATATTCTTGATCGTATTTTAGAGCCAGAACAACTTGTTCAGTTCCGTGTCCCTTGGGTAGATGATGCAGGTAACGTACAAGTGAACCGTGGATACCGAGTGCACTTTAACAGCGCGATTGGACCATATAAAGGTGGTTTGCGTTTCCATCCGACAGTAACTGCTAGTGTCGTTAAATTTTTAGGATTTGAACAAGTCTTTAAAAATGCATTAACAGGTTTACCAATCGGTGGTGGTAAAGGTGGAGCAAACTTTGATCCTAAAGGTAAATCTGATATGGAGATCATGCGATTCTGTCAAAGTTTCATGTCAGAATTATATCGTCATATCGGAGAAAATACAGATGTCCCAGCAGGAGACATTAACGTAGGTGGTCGTGAAATTGGTTTCTTATTTGGTCAATATAAACGTCTGAAACATTCAAATGATGCAGGTGTTTTAACAGGTAAAGGATTGACTTATGGCGGGAGCTTAGCACGAACAGAAGCCACTGGTTATGGTCTTGTTTATTTAACAGATGAGATGTTAAAAGATAAAGGTCTGTCATTTAAAGATGCAACTGTTGTTGTTTCAGGGTCTGGTAATGTAGCAATCTATGCTATCCAAAAAGCGCAAGAATTAGGTGCTAAAGTTGTTGCTTGTTCAGATTCAACAGGTTATATCTATGATGCAGAAGGTATTGATGTGAGCGTCTTACAAGATTGTAAAGAAGTTAAACGTGCGCGTTTAACAGAGTATGTTGCTCAACGCCCGCAAGCTGTCTATTCTGAAGGATCAGTTTGGGATATCGATATCGACTATACTGTTGCATTACCATCTGCAACTCAGAATGAAATCGATTTAACACTTGCTAAAAAATTAGTGTCACATGGCGTTAAAGCGGTAGCAGAAGGCGCGAACATGCCAACATCATTAGATGGTGTTGCTTATTTCCAAGAAAATGGTGTGTTATTTGCACCAGCTAAAGCTGCAAACGCAGGTGGTGTTGCAACTTCAGCGTTAGAAATGTCACAAAACAGCCAACGTCTTTCTTGGACATTTGAAGAGGTTGATGAAAAATTAAAAGAAATTATGCAAGATATCTACAAAACAATTAGTGATACTGCAAAAGAATACGGCAAAGAAGATGACTTGGTAACAGGTGCCAACATTGCTGGATTCAAAAAAGTTGCAGATGCGATGGTTTCACAAGGTATTGTTTAA
- a CDS encoding FtsX-like permease family protein, with protein sequence MSIAIFYMFETLAINKSFLEGSTPYEFMGIVFHAGTVLLAIITVVYILYANAFLLTLRQKEYGMYMMLGAKKNKIAQFMFIETIVIAAITLVVGILIGTGLAKGVSTLLMNRLGLEGGNFEALYPQSLLITVLFFIVLFVIAGIINVIKLTRLTVLQLLNGTETSERVVISTSKKVIEGLLAVILLAIGYYCMIDLKKLQVAGMFIALVTISLGTYFFFKTLLPLLIVRLQKTPHFNDRNINRFTLAQLRFRVSDLTKVLSLVTMLIALAVGSMAVALVFNNNMLEASSGTTAYDSIIKNPTVAEKNILAKMDTTEKAVYRFKNKGEISYFLQSDLEKTPLNYSKYDENGAEVLKVKQKIKTNRSLYEDDSMSEWSNAISQLGTEREVKIIAQRDFDKINSKTENVVTTVLKDFTANSKELAALDKITADRYPGKEIYSKYSAYNMMRGMFSGIIFMGLFLGFAFLAMMASCLMFKILVGAPSDIKRYDMLNKIGVKRKLLFKSLNYELVLIFIFPALLASVHVLVGMKMFEFFLSLNVYFKIWIPFAIFIVIYGIYYLITVSLYQNVVLPKKKGKSN encoded by the coding sequence ATGTCGATTGCAATTTTTTACATGTTTGAAACGTTAGCAATTAATAAGTCTTTCCTTGAAGGTAGCACCCCATATGAGTTTATGGGCATTGTCTTTCATGCAGGTACCGTCTTATTGGCAATAATTACAGTTGTTTATATCTTATATGCCAATGCATTTTTATTAACCTTACGCCAAAAAGAATATGGTATGTATATGATGTTAGGCGCTAAGAAAAACAAAATTGCCCAATTCATGTTTATTGAAACGATTGTAATTGCAGCGATTACCCTTGTTGTAGGAATTTTAATAGGTACTGGATTAGCAAAAGGTGTTTCGACACTTCTAATGAATAGACTCGGATTAGAAGGTGGTAACTTTGAAGCGCTGTATCCTCAATCGTTACTTATAACAGTCCTCTTTTTTATCGTTTTATTTGTTATTGCGGGAATTATCAACGTGATAAAATTAACACGTTTAACTGTTTTACAGCTACTTAATGGTACAGAAACCTCTGAACGCGTTGTTATAAGCACATCAAAAAAAGTGATTGAGGGCCTATTGGCTGTTATCTTATTAGCGATTGGTTATTACTGCATGATTGATTTAAAGAAACTTCAAGTTGCGGGGATGTTTATTGCCCTAGTTACAATTTCATTAGGAACCTATTTTTTCTTTAAGACACTGTTACCATTGTTAATTGTGCGACTACAAAAAACGCCGCATTTCAATGATCGTAATATCAATCGTTTTACATTAGCACAGTTACGTTTTCGTGTGAGTGATTTAACCAAAGTTTTATCACTTGTCACCATGCTAATCGCACTTGCAGTTGGATCGATGGCTGTAGCGTTGGTTTTTAATAATAATATGTTAGAAGCAAGTTCAGGTACTACAGCGTATGATTCAATTATTAAAAATCCAACAGTTGCAGAAAAAAACATTTTAGCAAAAATGGATACAACTGAAAAAGCCGTTTATCGTTTTAAAAATAAAGGCGAGATCAGTTATTTTCTTCAATCCGATTTAGAAAAAACACCATTAAATTATTCGAAGTATGATGAGAATGGTGCAGAGGTGTTAAAAGTAAAACAGAAAATTAAAACCAATCGATCACTTTATGAAGATGATAGTATGTCAGAGTGGAGTAATGCGATTAGTCAGTTAGGGACAGAAAGAGAAGTTAAAATTATTGCGCAGCGGGATTTTGATAAAATAAATAGCAAAACCGAAAATGTTGTTACGACTGTTTTAAAAGATTTTACAGCAAATTCAAAAGAGTTAGCAGCCTTGGACAAAATTACTGCGGACCGCTATCCTGGAAAAGAAATCTACAGTAAATATAGCGCTTATAATATGATGCGTGGTATGTTTAGTGGCATCATCTTTATGGGATTGTTTTTAGGATTTGCATTCTTAGCTATGATGGCGAGTTGCTTAATGTTCAAAATTTTAGTGGGAGCACCATCTGATATTAAACGATATGATATGCTTAATAAAATTGGTGTAAAACGTAAGCTGTTATTTAAATCATTAAATTATGAACTGGTATTGATTTTTATTTTCCCAGCGTTACTTGCAAGTGTCCATGTATTAGTGGGAATGAAAATGTTTGAATTCTTTTTAAGCCTTAATGTGTATTTCAAAATTTGGATTCCTTTTGCAATCTTCATTGTGATTTATGGTATTTATTACTTGATAACAGTAAGCCTTTATCAAAATGTTGTGTTACCTAAGAAAAAAGGTAAAAGCAATTAA
- a CDS encoding IS30 family transposase translates to MTYTHLTTDELVLIESYYHQTKKVKFVAETLKRSRQTIYNVYNALDDGLSMLDYYQRYKNNKKNCGRLPILLPDNETDYIQKKVAQGWTPDVIIGRNEFPISCSVRTLYRLFKRGYFNLAALPMKGKRKPNGHKEKRGKQAFKRTIHQRDKENRHFKSEFGHLEGDTIVGRNHKSAVITLVERLSKVIITLKPTGRQAIDIENSLNNWFKTIPTHLFKSITFDCGKEFSNWKSVSNSNDINIYFADPGTPSQRGLNENSNGLLRKDGLPKRMNFNEVDEAFIQSVASKRNNIPRKSLNYKTPLEVFLSYVNNDILSSLI, encoded by the coding sequence ATGACCTATACACATCTTACTACAGATGAACTCGTTTTAATAGAATCATATTATCATCAAACTAAGAAAGTTAAATTTGTTGCAGAGACTTTAAAACGTTCGAGACAAACTATTTATAATGTTTACAACGCTTTAGATGATGGTTTATCTATGCTAGATTACTACCAACGATACAAAAATAATAAAAAAAATTGTGGGAGACTTCCTATCCTTTTACCTGATAATGAAACTGACTATATTCAAAAGAAAGTGGCTCAAGGGTGGACACCAGACGTGATTATTGGTCGTAACGAGTTTCCTATTTCTTGTTCTGTTCGTACTCTTTATAGACTATTTAAGCGTGGCTATTTTAACTTAGCCGCCTTACCAATGAAAGGGAAAAGAAAGCCGAATGGTCACAAAGAAAAGAGAGGTAAACAAGCTTTTAAAAGAACGATTCATCAGCGTGATAAGGAAAATCGTCACTTCAAAAGTGAGTTTGGTCACCTTGAAGGTGACACTATCGTTGGCAGAAATCATAAAAGTGCTGTTATTACCTTAGTTGAAAGACTATCAAAAGTAATTATTACGTTGAAACCTACCGGCAGACAAGCAATAGATATTGAAAACAGTTTAAACAACTGGTTTAAAACAATTCCCACTCATTTATTTAAGTCTATTACGTTTGATTGTGGTAAAGAATTTTCTAATTGGAAATCTGTCAGTAACTCCAATGATATTAATATCTACTTTGCTGATCCAGGTACTCCCTCACAAAGAGGGTTAAATGAGAACTCCAACGGATTATTACGCAAGGACGGACTACCTAAGAGAATGAATTTCAATGAAGTTGATGAAGCGTTCATTCAGTCTGTTGCTTCTAAAAGAAATAACATTCCTAGAAAGTCATTGAACTATAAAACACCATTGGAAGTATTTTTGAGTTATGTTAATAATGATATTTTGTCTAGCTTAATTTGA
- a CDS encoding ABC transporter ATP-binding protein gives MVEKIVTIQHLQKIYGKKNENEHMALKDVSFEVDKGDFVGIMGPSGSGKTTLLNILATLDTATKGSISITGQDLSMLDTNGLAEFRSQKLGFIFQHFNLLDNLSIYENIALPLSLQNESSVAIRTKVEQIAKTLGITRILNSYPNEVSGGQQQRAAAARALVHQPDLLLGDEPTGALDSKNAQSLLESMKALNEEALVTILLVTHDAFSASYCKRILFIKDGLLFKEILRTGTRQEFYKEILSVLEEYSMAE, from the coding sequence ATGGTAGAAAAAATTGTAACAATTCAGCACCTACAAAAAATTTATGGTAAAAAAAATGAAAATGAACACATGGCATTAAAAGATGTATCTTTTGAGGTTGATAAAGGTGATTTTGTTGGTATTATGGGGCCTTCTGGTTCAGGTAAAACAACGCTACTTAATATTTTAGCGACGTTAGATACAGCAACCAAAGGTTCAATATCGATTACTGGACAGGATCTCAGTATGTTAGATACAAATGGCTTAGCAGAATTTCGTTCTCAAAAATTAGGTTTCATCTTCCAACACTTTAACTTATTAGATAACTTATCAATCTATGAAAATATTGCCTTACCACTTTCATTACAAAATGAGTCAAGTGTGGCAATTCGTACAAAAGTAGAGCAGATTGCAAAAACATTGGGTATCACACGTATTTTAAACAGTTATCCAAATGAAGTATCAGGCGGACAACAACAACGTGCAGCAGCAGCTCGTGCGCTTGTACATCAACCTGACTTATTACTAGGTGATGAACCAACAGGTGCGCTGGATTCTAAAAATGCTCAAAGTTTATTAGAATCGATGAAAGCATTAAACGAAGAAGCATTAGTGACAATTTTATTAGTCACACATGATGCATTTAGTGCAAGTTATTGTAAACGCATCTTATTTATTAAAGATGGTTTGTTATTTAAAGAAATATTACGAACAGGTACTCGACAAGAATTTTATAAAGAAATACTGTCTGTACTTGAAGAATATAGTATGGCAGAATAG
- a CDS encoding PepSY domain-containing protein, with translation MKRYLLLLVLLTTVLLVACGNNATDKQTGTAKENDSENAVKNTNEEQINNRKFKVTLPKAVDQLKETYSSASLTGVELEKDWGNFVYEVSGVDDERSYKVEINAETGELMSKKAEKLDKEDRGGVEKQQDSFTLDDLMTMDEVMELTLKEAGKGYVTQLTLEKELDFRFYEITVMDGDKESTYKIDAKTGKVLEVEED, from the coding sequence ATGAAGAGATACTTACTTCTACTTGTTCTCTTAACCACAGTTCTGTTAGTCGCTTGCGGTAACAATGCTACAGATAAACAAACGGGTACTGCAAAAGAAAATGATTCAGAAAATGCGGTTAAGAATACAAATGAAGAACAAATCAACAATCGTAAATTTAAAGTGACACTGCCTAAAGCTGTCGATCAATTAAAAGAAACCTATTCTTCTGCTAGTCTTACTGGAGTTGAGCTAGAAAAAGATTGGGGAAACTTTGTTTATGAGGTGAGTGGTGTTGATGATGAGCGTTCTTATAAAGTAGAAATCAATGCTGAAACTGGCGAGCTTATGAGTAAAAAAGCTGAAAAACTAGATAAAGAAGATCGTGGTGGTGTTGAAAAACAACAAGATAGTTTTACACTGGATGATTTAATGACCATGGATGAAGTGATGGAACTAACGTTAAAAGAAGCGGGAAAAGGTTATGTGACCCAACTGACGTTAGAAAAAGAGCTTGATTTTCGTTTTTATGAAATAACTGTAATGGATGGGGACAAAGAATCCACTTATAAAATTGATGCGAAAACAGGTAAAGTATTAGAAGTAGAAGAAGACTAA
- a CDS encoding pentapeptide repeat-containing protein, with translation MKKSIMNNANFTNTVTDSIVSSDAFSPHTHYVNCKIDITASFEGCEDIHFENCIFTDLTFKRCEFLDVIFSGCDLSNSDFEDSVFFRVFFKSCKLMGANFISTYSKDTQWIDSQLPYANFSEAKLVKSTFEANDMTESFFQDATFESISFIKDRLTGCDFSQTKLKGVDLSTCEFYHIVVSPELLKGLKIAHSQASAIVHHFGVELTD, from the coding sequence ATGAAAAAGTCGATAATGAATAACGCTAATTTTACAAATACCGTCACAGATTCAATCGTTTCTAGTGATGCCTTTTCACCTCATACCCACTATGTTAACTGTAAAATCGATATCACTGCTTCTTTTGAAGGTTGCGAAGATATTCACTTTGAAAACTGTATTTTTACAGATTTAACATTTAAACGTTGCGAATTTTTAGATGTTATTTTTAGTGGCTGTGACCTTTCTAATAGTGACTTTGAAGATAGCGTATTTTTCCGGGTTTTTTTCAAAAGTTGTAAATTAATGGGAGCTAATTTCATTAGTACTTATAGTAAAGATACACAATGGATTGATTCTCAACTGCCTTATGCTAATTTTTCTGAAGCTAAGTTAGTGAAATCAACCTTTGAAGCAAATGATATGACTGAAAGTTTCTTCCAAGATGCTACTTTTGAAAGCATCAGTTTTATTAAAGATCGCCTTACTGGCTGTGATTTTTCTCAAACAAAGCTAAAAGGTGTTGATCTCTCAACCTGTGAATTTTATCATATTGTTGTCAGCCCTGAATTATTAAAAGGTTTGAAAATTGCACATTCTCAAGCTTCTGCGATTGTTCATCATTTTGGTGTCGAATTAACAGACTAA